The Paraburkholderia sabiae genome includes a region encoding these proteins:
- a CDS encoding antibiotic biosynthesis monooxygenase family protein — protein MFIAMNRFKVALGSEGAFEEVWTSRDTHLKDVPGFVEFHLLKGPQREDHVLYSSHTVWANRAAFEAWTQSEAFRAAHRNAGTESRALYLGHPEFEGFEVLQTVK, from the coding sequence ATGTTCATTGCAATGAACCGGTTCAAGGTGGCGCTGGGTTCGGAAGGCGCATTCGAAGAAGTCTGGACGTCGCGGGACACGCATCTGAAAGACGTGCCCGGCTTCGTCGAGTTTCATCTTCTGAAGGGCCCGCAGCGCGAAGATCACGTGCTGTATTCGAGTCACACGGTGTGGGCGAATCGCGCGGCGTTCGAAGCGTGGACGCAGTCGGAAGCGTTCCGCGCCGCGCATCGGAATGCGGGCACCGAGTCGCGCGCGCTGTATCTCGGGCATCCGGAATTCGAAGGATTCGAGGTGCTTCAAACCGTGAAGTGA
- a CDS encoding MFS transporter, producing the protein MNQPMTSVSLRNAPDVPIISYTERNQQHWKRNLFVCVFGSFTTLVSLSMLLPFLPLYVKQLGVTSQADVIQWSGVAFGATFLGTAVTAPLWGRLADRYGRKPMLIRAAVGMAVVMSLIGIAHNVYELVGLRLVAGLVGGYASASTVMVGTQAPRERAGWALGLLSTGALAGNLVGPLIGGLLPGWIGIRGTFFAGGAVIAVAALLTIFVVKEDFEPATDTKRKAVSATADATAPRTHYAVIGALLATAMMVLLANMSIEPVITVYVGSLGVAPDHLARIAGVVMACSAFGSMFTAARLGALADRIGGWNVIIGCLVVTGLVMIPQAFVEQWWQLAALRALMGMSLAGLLPAIAKLARHAVDESRTGTMLGYLQSAQFSGQVIGPVIGGQIGVHLGMHSVFFATGSLLIVCAGFAQWARGR; encoded by the coding sequence ATGAACCAGCCCATGACTTCCGTTTCGCTGCGCAACGCACCGGATGTCCCGATCATCAGTTACACGGAGCGCAATCAGCAGCACTGGAAGCGCAATCTGTTCGTCTGCGTGTTCGGTTCTTTCACGACGCTCGTCAGCCTCAGCATGCTGCTGCCGTTTCTGCCGCTCTATGTGAAGCAGCTCGGCGTGACCTCGCAAGCCGATGTGATCCAGTGGTCGGGTGTCGCGTTCGGCGCGACGTTTCTCGGCACGGCTGTCACAGCGCCGCTGTGGGGCCGTCTCGCCGACCGCTACGGACGCAAGCCGATGCTGATACGCGCCGCCGTCGGCATGGCCGTCGTGATGTCGCTGATCGGCATCGCGCACAACGTCTATGAACTCGTCGGACTGCGTCTGGTGGCGGGTCTCGTCGGCGGCTATGCGTCGGCGTCGACCGTGATGGTCGGCACGCAGGCGCCGCGCGAACGCGCCGGTTGGGCGCTCGGCCTGCTGTCGACGGGCGCGCTCGCGGGCAACCTGGTCGGCCCGCTGATCGGCGGTCTGCTGCCGGGCTGGATCGGCATACGCGGCACGTTCTTCGCGGGCGGCGCGGTGATCGCCGTCGCCGCGCTGCTGACGATCTTCGTCGTCAAGGAAGATTTCGAGCCCGCCACCGACACGAAGCGCAAAGCCGTCAGCGCCACCGCCGATGCCACCGCGCCGCGCACCCACTATGCGGTGATCGGGGCGTTACTCGCGACGGCGATGATGGTGCTGCTCGCGAACATGTCGATCGAACCCGTGATCACGGTCTATGTCGGCAGCCTGGGCGTCGCACCCGATCACCTGGCGCGCATCGCCGGCGTCGTGATGGCGTGCTCCGCGTTCGGCAGCATGTTCACGGCGGCGCGACTCGGCGCGCTCGCGGACCGGATCGGCGGCTGGAACGTGATCATCGGCTGTCTCGTCGTAACGGGGCTCGTGATGATTCCGCAAGCGTTCGTCGAACAATGGTGGCAACTGGCTGCGTTGCGTGCGTTGATGGGCATGTCGCTCGCCGGTCTGTTGCCCGCGATCGCGAAGCTCGCCCGGCATGCCGTCGATGAAAGCCGGACGGGGACGATGCTCGGCTACCTGCAATCGGCGCAGTTCAGCGGCCAGGTGATCGGGCCGGTGATCGGCGGACAGATTGGCGTGCATCTCGGCATGCATTCCGTGTTCTTCGCGACGGGCTCGTTACTGATCGTATGCGCGGGCTTCGCGCAGTGGGCGCGCGGGCGGTGA
- a CDS encoding YbfB/YjiJ family MFS transporter, with amino-acid sequence MQHTASDVSAPPVFNITRGTVAGASASLVGIGLARFAYTPLLPAIIDAHWFAASTAAYLGAANLGGYLAGALLGGYLAKRANAATVLRTMMLLATVAFVACAFPLSFAWFFVWRFASGLAGGTLMVLAAPTVLAHVPPSRRGLVSGAIFAGIGLGIAASGTLVPLLLREGVTQTWLGLGAIALLLTLASWNGWPKQDAPAQTAHKHHAKHAKPSGFALRALYAEYALNAIGLVPHMLFLVDFVSRGLGKGLDAGAQYWVLFGLGAIAGPLLSGHLADRSGFGPALRAAFAIQIAAVSLPLISTDPAALIASSVLMGAAVPGIVALALGRVNELLAHHPAAQKVAWSTATTAFAVLQAGSAYGMSFLFTQNGGDYRMLFTIGAAALALALAIDLFAALRGNPENA; translated from the coding sequence ATGCAGCACACAGCGTCAGACGTATCGGCACCACCTGTCTTCAACATCACGCGCGGCACGGTAGCGGGCGCGAGCGCGAGCCTCGTCGGCATCGGCCTCGCGCGCTTCGCGTACACGCCGCTACTTCCCGCCATCATCGACGCGCACTGGTTCGCGGCCTCGACGGCCGCCTATCTCGGCGCGGCGAATCTGGGCGGCTATCTGGCGGGTGCGCTGCTGGGCGGCTATCTCGCGAAACGCGCCAATGCCGCGACGGTGCTGCGCACGATGATGCTGCTCGCGACGGTCGCATTCGTCGCCTGCGCATTCCCGCTGTCGTTCGCGTGGTTCTTCGTGTGGCGTTTCGCGTCGGGCCTGGCGGGCGGCACGCTGATGGTGCTGGCCGCGCCGACCGTGCTCGCGCATGTGCCGCCGTCGCGCCGCGGCCTCGTGAGCGGCGCGATTTTCGCGGGCATCGGTCTGGGCATCGCGGCGTCGGGCACGCTCGTGCCGCTGCTGTTGCGCGAAGGCGTCACGCAGACGTGGCTCGGCCTCGGCGCGATCGCGCTGCTGCTCACGCTCGCTTCATGGAACGGCTGGCCGAAGCAGGATGCGCCTGCGCAGACGGCGCACAAACATCACGCGAAGCATGCGAAGCCCAGCGGCTTCGCGCTGCGCGCGCTGTATGCCGAGTACGCGCTCAACGCGATCGGCCTCGTACCGCACATGCTCTTTCTCGTCGATTTCGTGTCGCGCGGACTCGGCAAGGGACTCGACGCGGGCGCGCAATACTGGGTGCTGTTCGGCCTCGGCGCGATTGCAGGCCCGCTGTTGAGCGGTCATCTCGCCGACCGCTCGGGCTTCGGCCCTGCGTTGCGCGCGGCGTTCGCGATCCAGATCGCCGCCGTCTCGCTACCGCTGATCAGCACGGACCCGGCGGCGCTGATCGCCTCCAGCGTGCTGATGGGCGCTGCCGTGCCGGGCATCGTGGCGCTGGCGCTCGGACGCGTCAATGAACTGCTCGCGCATCATCCCGCCGCGCAAAAAGTCGCGTGGAGCACGGCCACCACCGCGTTCGCCGTGTTGCAGGCGGGCTCCGCGTACGGCATGTCGTTCCTCTTCACGCAGAACGGCGGCGACTACCGGATGCTGTTTACGATCGGCGCGGCGGCGTTGGCGCTAGCGCTCGCGATCGACCTGTTCGCCGCTCTGCGCGGCAACCCCGAGAACGCCTGA
- a CDS encoding SDR family NAD(P)-dependent oxidoreductase, producing MGAEQKVVIVTGASQGIGAGLVKAYRDRNFRVVATSRSIRASDDPDIATVQGDIADVETARRVIALALERFGRIDTLVNNAGIFIAKPFDAYTPEDYDAVMSTNVNGFFHITQRALTEMSRKRSGHVVNITASLVDRPRAGLPAAMAALTKGGLNAVTKSLAIEYAPLGIRVNAVAPGVIKTPLHPQERHEALARFHPLGHLGEVADIAEAVLYLESASFVTGEILHVDGGSNVGS from the coding sequence ATGGGTGCCGAACAGAAAGTCGTGATCGTCACGGGCGCGTCGCAGGGTATCGGCGCGGGACTGGTGAAGGCGTATCGCGACCGCAATTTCCGCGTCGTCGCGACGTCGCGCTCGATTCGCGCGAGCGACGATCCGGATATCGCCACCGTACAGGGCGATATCGCCGACGTCGAAACTGCACGGCGCGTGATCGCGCTCGCTCTCGAACGCTTCGGCCGGATCGATACGCTCGTGAACAACGCGGGCATCTTCATCGCCAAGCCCTTCGACGCCTACACGCCCGAAGACTACGACGCCGTCATGTCGACCAACGTGAACGGCTTCTTCCACATCACGCAGCGTGCGCTGACGGAAATGAGCCGCAAGCGCAGCGGGCATGTCGTGAACATCACGGCGAGCCTCGTCGATCGCCCGCGTGCCGGTCTGCCCGCAGCGATGGCCGCGCTGACCAAAGGCGGCCTGAATGCCGTGACGAAATCGCTCGCCATCGAATACGCGCCGCTCGGCATTCGCGTCAACGCGGTCGCGCCGGGCGTCATCAAGACGCCGCTGCATCCGCAGGAGCGCCATGAAGCGCTAGCCCGTTTTCATCCGCTCGGACATCTCGGCGAAGTCGCGGATATCGCGGAAGCCGTGCTGTATCTGGAATCGGCGAGCTTCGTGACGGGCGAGATCCTGCACGTCGACGGCGGCAGCAACGTCGGCTCCTGA
- a CDS encoding LysR family transcriptional regulator: protein MDRIDAMKVFVATLDEGSLAGASRRLGRSPAAVSRAIAFLEAHVGSPLLHRTTRTIKLSEAGERYAAACRRILTDLEEADLLVAGERSAPRGLLNITAPVAAGQDLLRAILDDFIDAYPAVSVRLHMLDRPVSLVDEGIDVALRIAHLPDSTLVAIPVGEVRRVVAAAPRYLSKHPRIREPADLAEHQIISMTHFGLDSWSFPPTEGSTVPQVVHFSPRLTVNSIDAAVASAVEGRGVTRMFSYHVAQQVKDGQLRIVLRDSEHAPLPVHLLTPHGRLSVPKVRAFVDFATPRLRRQFKQLQRVTDGN, encoded by the coding sequence ATGGACCGGATTGACGCAATGAAGGTGTTCGTCGCGACGCTGGACGAAGGCAGCCTGGCCGGCGCGAGCCGGCGGCTCGGCCGTTCGCCTGCCGCGGTGAGCCGCGCCATTGCGTTTCTCGAAGCGCACGTCGGCTCGCCGCTCCTGCATCGCACCACGCGCACGATCAAGCTCAGCGAAGCCGGCGAGCGTTACGCGGCCGCCTGTCGACGCATCCTGACCGATCTCGAGGAAGCCGACCTGCTGGTGGCAGGCGAACGTTCCGCGCCGCGCGGCCTGCTCAACATCACGGCCCCCGTCGCGGCCGGACAGGATCTGCTGCGCGCGATCCTCGACGACTTCATCGATGCGTATCCCGCCGTCTCCGTGCGCCTGCATATGCTCGACCGGCCCGTCAGTCTCGTCGACGAGGGCATCGACGTGGCGCTGCGCATCGCGCATTTGCCCGACTCGACGCTCGTGGCCATCCCCGTCGGCGAAGTGCGGCGCGTCGTAGCAGCCGCACCGCGCTATCTGTCGAAGCATCCGCGCATTCGCGAGCCCGCCGATCTCGCCGAACATCAGATCATTTCGATGACGCACTTCGGCCTCGATTCATGGAGCTTTCCGCCGACGGAAGGCTCGACCGTGCCGCAGGTCGTCCACTTCTCGCCGCGCCTGACCGTCAACAGCATCGACGCCGCCGTCGCGTCCGCCGTCGAAGGGCGCGGCGTCACGCGCATGTTCTCCTATCACGTCGCACAACAGGTGAAGGACGGACAACTGCGGATCGTGCTGCGCGACAGCGAGCACGCGCCCTTGCCCGTTCACCTTCTGACGCCGCACGGCCGTTTGTCGGTGCCGAAAGTGCGCGCCTTCGTCGATTTCGCCACGCCGCGTTTGCGCCGGCAATTCAAGCAGTTGCAGCGCGTGACAGACGGCAATTAA
- a CDS encoding serine hydrolase, whose protein sequence is MLKLHLFLTLLLIASLVPAIAHAKRVFKPAVQARAAIVVDMATGRTLYSKHADERRPIASLTKLLTAMVVLDSKRSLIKPLRVTDADVDRLKWSRSRLPVRSLLLRSTLLHIALMSSENRAAFALSRDYPGGRPGFVRAMNRTAKRLHMSHSHFVDPTGLSPRNVSTARDLTRLVRAAYRYPVIRRYSTAHEKLVLGGDGPLMYRNTDPLVHRASWHVGLQKTGFTNEAGHCLIVVTSVRGHAVLIVLLGDPDAQSHFQDAVDLRRWLVASHR, encoded by the coding sequence GTGCTGAAACTTCATCTCTTCCTCACGCTCCTCCTGATCGCGAGCCTCGTGCCCGCGATCGCGCACGCCAAGCGCGTCTTCAAACCTGCTGTGCAGGCACGCGCCGCGATCGTCGTCGATATGGCGACGGGTCGCACGCTCTATTCGAAACACGCCGACGAACGGCGTCCCATCGCGTCATTGACGAAGCTGCTGACAGCGATGGTCGTGCTCGATTCGAAGCGCTCGCTCATCAAGCCGCTGCGCGTCACGGATGCCGATGTCGACCGGCTGAAGTGGTCGCGCTCGCGTCTGCCCGTCCGCTCGCTGCTTCTGCGCAGCACGCTGCTGCATATCGCGCTGATGTCGTCGGAAAACCGCGCCGCGTTCGCATTGAGCCGCGACTATCCGGGCGGACGTCCGGGCTTCGTGCGCGCGATGAATCGCACGGCGAAGCGGCTGCACATGTCGCATAGTCACTTCGTCGATCCGACGGGACTGTCGCCGCGCAACGTATCGACGGCGCGCGATCTCACGCGGCTCGTGCGCGCGGCCTATCGTTACCCTGTGATCCGCCGCTATTCGACGGCACACGAAAAACTGGTGCTGGGCGGCGACGGCCCACTGATGTATCGCAACACGGACCCGCTCGTGCATCGCGCGTCATGGCATGTCGGGCTGCAGAAAACCGGCTTCACCAACGAAGCGGGTCATTGCCTGATCGTCGTGACGAGCGTACGCGGCCATGCCGTGCTGATCGTGTTGCTCGGCGATCCCGATGCGCAATCGCACTTCCAGGACGCCGTCGATCTGCGCCGCTGGCTCGTCGCCTCACACCGTTGA
- a CDS encoding M23 family metallopeptidase: MPLPAFVAPSARSGKVILACALSSVCAALIFSPQHAKHPADQDDAAGAQSASLNREAADTARSAQPASSASAPEATPQPVVRSATVKSSFAEAVERLGLDSRTAALLAHAFSGEIDFRRDLKPGNTISLVVDPPEAGNASSQNPLAVRIETGSTSHDLFLYRNLEGKPFYYTKDGASTTPAFSRYPLAYERVSSEFALRRLDPVTHRWQSHDGVDLAAPAGTPVHATARGTVAFIGRQTGYGKVIVLRNPPPYQTVFAHLSRFAKGLHRGAHVKQGQVIGYVGSTGWATGPHLHYEVHVDSVPKDPLTVALPGKNPLDAAERAQFAKEADRLAALL; this comes from the coding sequence ATGCCCCTTCCCGCATTCGTCGCGCCGTCGGCGCGCAGTGGCAAAGTCATTCTCGCGTGCGCGCTCAGTTCCGTTTGTGCCGCGCTGATCTTCTCGCCGCAGCACGCGAAGCATCCGGCCGATCAGGATGACGCCGCCGGCGCGCAATCCGCGTCGCTGAACCGCGAAGCCGCCGATACCGCGCGCAGCGCGCAACCTGCTTCATCGGCATCCGCACCCGAAGCCACACCGCAACCCGTCGTCAGATCGGCGACCGTCAAGAGCAGTTTCGCGGAAGCAGTGGAACGGCTCGGACTCGACAGCCGCACGGCCGCGTTGCTTGCGCACGCGTTTTCCGGCGAGATCGATTTTCGCCGCGACCTCAAACCGGGCAACACGATCAGCCTCGTCGTCGATCCGCCTGAAGCGGGCAACGCGTCGTCACAGAATCCGCTTGCGGTGCGCATCGAAACGGGATCGACGTCGCACGATCTGTTTCTCTACCGCAATCTCGAAGGCAAGCCGTTTTATTACACGAAGGACGGCGCGAGCACGACGCCCGCGTTCTCGCGCTATCCGCTCGCGTATGAGCGCGTGTCGTCGGAATTCGCGCTGCGCCGCCTCGATCCCGTCACGCACCGATGGCAAAGCCACGACGGCGTCGATCTCGCCGCGCCCGCGGGCACGCCCGTTCACGCGACGGCGCGCGGCACGGTCGCGTTCATCGGACGGCAGACGGGCTACGGCAAAGTGATCGTGCTGCGCAATCCGCCGCCCTATCAGACCGTGTTCGCGCATTTGTCGCGCTTCGCGAAGGGACTGCATCGCGGCGCACACGTGAAGCAAGGTCAGGTGATCGGCTATGTCGGATCGACGGGTTGGGCGACGGGTCCGCATTTGCACTATGAAGTGCATGTCGATTCGGTGCCGAAAGATCCGTTGACGGTCGCGCTGCCCGGAAAGAATCCGCTCGACGCCGCCGAGCGCGCGCAGTTCGCCAAAGAAGCCGACCGTCTCGCCGCACTGCTTTGA
- a CDS encoding carboxypeptidase-like regulatory domain-containing protein gives MNRFTKAGLVAAALVLTQSAVNVAFAATADLPLLHRQGVVTYLSGGIGSDQSAALKDVMHKYPLVLEFAGKSNQGNEYLADVPVRITDMNGATVLNATAHGPFMLASLPDGRYKISASYEGKTQQRVIDVTSAGHARTLFLWPMQSNEST, from the coding sequence ATGAATCGATTCACCAAAGCAGGTCTCGTTGCCGCCGCACTCGTGCTCACGCAATCGGCGGTGAATGTCGCGTTTGCCGCGACCGCGGATTTGCCGCTGCTTCATCGACAAGGCGTGGTGACGTATCTGTCGGGCGGCATCGGCAGCGATCAATCGGCCGCGCTCAAAGACGTCATGCACAAATACCCGCTCGTGCTCGAATTCGCGGGCAAATCGAATCAGGGTAACGAGTACCTCGCCGACGTTCCCGTTCGCATCACCGACATGAACGGCGCGACGGTGCTGAACGCGACCGCGCATGGCCCGTTCATGCTGGCGTCGCTGCCTGATGGACGCTACAAAATCAGTGCGAGCTATGAAGGCAAGACGCAACAGCGTGTGATCGATGTCACATCAGCGGGACATGCGCGAACATTGTTCCTGTGGCCAATGCAATCGAATGAAAGCACGTGA
- a CDS encoding VOC family protein encodes MIDHLDHLVLTCTDAEATTKFYTQVMQMQLETFGADRIAFRFGNQKINLHVRGSEFEPKAHLPVPGALDLCFIASVPLDQVIAHLAACDWPIIEGPVERTGATQKIRSVYVRDPDLNLIEISELLG; translated from the coding sequence ATGATCGATCATCTCGACCATCTGGTGCTGACGTGCACGGATGCCGAAGCCACGACGAAGTTCTATACGCAGGTCATGCAGATGCAACTGGAAACGTTCGGCGCGGACCGTATCGCGTTCCGCTTCGGCAACCAGAAAATCAATCTGCATGTACGTGGAAGCGAATTCGAGCCGAAGGCGCATTTGCCTGTGCCTGGCGCGCTGGATCTGTGCTTCATCGCGTCAGTGCCGCTCGATCAGGTGATTGCGCATCTCGCGGCATGCGATTGGCCGATCATCGAAGGCCCGGTCGAACGTACGGGTGCGACGCAGAAAATCCGCTCGGTGTATGTGCGAGATCCCGATCTCAACCTGATCGAGATATCCGAACTGCTCGGCTGA
- a CDS encoding MFS transporter — protein sequence MNTDSAVETPERVEPTRAQAQARTHAASIGVRPGSADFRRISIALFLAGFSTFSLLYCVQPLLPLFAAEFHIGAAQSSLALSLSTGFLALSILCAGALSERFGRRGLIFVSMTLAALFNVCASLEADWHSILVARALEGLALGGVPAVAMAYLAEEIDPRGLGLAMGLYVGGTAFGGMIGRVGMSYMSDHLSWRTAMLTIGIVDVVAAIAFVMLLPASRNFVRRTDLSAAHHVALWRKHLTASTLPAVFATGCLVMGVFVTVYNYAGFRLMAPPFDLSATQTGLIFCSYLFGIVAASSAGALADRCGRGPVLTAGIVVATLGLALTLMHALIPVVIGIIVLTVGFFITHSVASGWVGQLADGAKGHATSLYLLAYYLGSSVLGSWGGWFWQNGKWPSVAGFGFAMLALCGTLTLYVARAQSRARRTMTRKQGATS from the coding sequence ATGAACACAGACTCCGCTGTTGAAACGCCCGAGCGCGTCGAACCAACTCGCGCACAAGCACAAGCACGCACGCATGCCGCTTCAATCGGCGTGCGGCCCGGCTCCGCGGATTTTCGGCGCATCAGCATTGCGCTGTTTCTCGCGGGCTTTTCCACGTTTTCGCTGCTGTATTGCGTGCAACCGCTGCTTCCACTTTTCGCCGCCGAGTTCCATATCGGCGCGGCGCAAAGCTCGCTCGCCCTGTCGCTCTCGACAGGCTTTCTCGCGTTGTCGATTCTCTGCGCCGGTGCATTGTCGGAGCGCTTCGGCCGACGCGGGCTGATCTTCGTCTCGATGACGCTCGCCGCGCTCTTCAACGTCTGCGCATCGCTCGAAGCGGACTGGCACAGCATTCTCGTCGCACGCGCACTGGAAGGGCTCGCGCTCGGCGGCGTGCCGGCCGTGGCGATGGCGTATCTCGCGGAGGAAATCGATCCGCGCGGTCTGGGACTCGCGATGGGGCTTTATGTCGGCGGCACCGCATTCGGCGGCATGATCGGTCGCGTGGGCATGAGTTATATGAGCGATCATCTGTCGTGGCGCACGGCGATGCTGACCATCGGCATCGTCGACGTGGTCGCAGCGATCGCATTCGTGATGCTGCTGCCGGCGTCGCGCAACTTCGTGCGCAGAACCGATCTCAGCGCGGCTCATCACGTTGCGCTGTGGCGCAAGCATCTGACGGCATCGACCTTGCCTGCGGTGTTCGCAACGGGATGTCTCGTGATGGGCGTGTTCGTCACGGTCTACAACTACGCGGGCTTCCGGCTGATGGCGCCGCCGTTCGATCTCAGCGCGACGCAAACGGGCCTCATTTTCTGCTCATATCTGTTCGGGATCGTCGCGGCATCCAGCGCGGGCGCGCTGGCCGACCGCTGCGGACGCGGCCCCGTGCTGACGGCGGGCATCGTGGTTGCCACGCTCGGACTTGCGTTGACGCTGATGCATGCGCTCATACCCGTCGTGATCGGCATCATCGTGCTGACCGTCGGCTTTTTCATCACGCATTCGGTGGCGAGCGGCTGGGTCGGACAACTCGCCGACGGCGCGAAAGGACATGCGACGTCGCTGTATCTGCTTGCGTACTATCTCGGTTCGAGCGTGCTGGGTTCGTGGGGCGGCTGGTTCTGGCAAAACGGCAAGTGGCCGTCGGTAGCCGGGTTCGGTTTCGCGATGCTCGCTTTGTGCGGCACACTGACTCTGTACGTTGCGCGTGCACAGTCGCGCGCACGCCGAACGATGACTCGAAAGCAAGGAGCCACATCATGA
- a CDS encoding LysR family transcriptional regulator, with the protein MELRHLRYFIEVASEGNFTRAAENLGIGQPPLSQQIKSLERELGVELFRRTPHGAELTHAGTAFLIEAQRVLGGAERATRAAQRAARGETGRLRIGFTGSAAFNPVVPTLIHRFKNRYPTVDLTLEEANTPALLQGLLDDRLDAVFFRPGSTPPENIQMHRFADETMKIVLPSTHPLATKKRLPLTALADEPFVLVPGPAGVTLHDEIVRACGEAGFSPRLAQPAPQVSSVINLVAAGLGVSIVPAAIAQVQVKGVRYVDVQGTKMRAHLALGWRDGDASAALGNLVGLL; encoded by the coding sequence ATGGAACTACGTCATCTGCGGTATTTCATCGAAGTTGCGAGTGAAGGCAATTTCACGCGTGCCGCCGAAAACCTCGGCATCGGGCAGCCGCCGCTCAGTCAGCAGATCAAGAGTCTGGAGCGCGAATTAGGCGTCGAACTGTTCCGCCGGACGCCTCACGGCGCCGAGTTGACTCATGCGGGCACGGCTTTTCTGATCGAGGCGCAGCGTGTGCTCGGGGGCGCGGAGCGCGCGACACGTGCAGCGCAACGTGCAGCGCGTGGCGAAACGGGGCGGCTGCGGATCGGCTTCACGGGGTCGGCGGCGTTCAATCCTGTCGTGCCGACGTTGATCCACCGTTTCAAGAACCGCTATCCGACCGTCGACCTGACGCTGGAAGAAGCGAACACGCCTGCGCTGCTGCAAGGGCTGCTCGACGACCGGCTCGACGCCGTGTTTTTCCGGCCCGGATCGACGCCGCCGGAGAACATTCAGATGCATCGCTTCGCCGACGAGACGATGAAGATCGTGCTGCCGTCGACGCATCCGCTTGCCACGAAAAAGCGCCTGCCGCTGACGGCGCTAGCCGACGAACCGTTCGTGCTCGTGCCGGGACCGGCGGGCGTCACGCTGCACGACGAGATCGTGCGAGCATGCGGCGAGGCGGGCTTCAGTCCGCGACTCGCGCAGCCTGCGCCGCAGGTGTCGTCGGTGATCAATCTGGTGGCAGCGGGTTTGGGCGTGTCCATCGTGCCCGCCGCGATCGCGCAGGTGCAGGTGAAAGGCGTACGTTACGTCGACGTGCAAGGCACGAAGATGCGGGCGCATCTCGCGTTGGGCTGGCGCGATGGCGATGCGTCCGCGGCGCTAGGCAATCTGGTCGGGCTGCTGTGA
- a CDS encoding DUF3563 family protein: MFAYFFLALRKLLDLAEHSRRDAYLAAAVDMVELERRMRLMDGND, translated from the coding sequence ATGTTCGCATACTTCTTCCTCGCGCTGCGCAAGCTGTTGGACCTCGCCGAACACAGCCGCCGCGACGCTTACCTCGCAGCGGCCGTCGACATGGTCGAACTCGAACGCCGTATGCGGCTGATGGATGGCAACGACTAG
- a CDS encoding CPBP family glutamic-type intramembrane protease: MLERSLRRRSVLAVAAWPTWQLVVSGALASFAGQYAIAAVMLRVFGDPSHVANIFVGHPRWVELFFTIVLAPLYETLIFQWGIITLLHGLLRRSWHFAGIVSTVVFGLCHGYTDWRAISLTATSATLAAVFVIEARRGGTPVVATVSTHALFNTLVVWAHWA, from the coding sequence ATGCTGGAACGTTCGCTTCGACGCCGGTCCGTTTTAGCCGTCGCTGCCTGGCCAACCTGGCAACTGGTGGTATCGGGCGCGCTCGCGAGCTTTGCAGGGCAGTACGCGATAGCGGCTGTGATGCTGCGCGTCTTCGGCGATCCCTCGCATGTCGCGAATATATTCGTCGGTCATCCGAGATGGGTCGAACTTTTCTTCACCATCGTGCTTGCGCCGCTGTACGAAACGCTGATCTTCCAGTGGGGAATCATCACGCTGTTGCACGGGTTGCTGCGTCGCTCATGGCACTTTGCCGGGATCGTATCGACCGTAGTCTTCGGGCTTTGTCATGGCTATACCGATTGGCGCGCGATCAGTCTGACGGCGACTTCCGCGACGCTCGCCGCCGTGTTCGTAATCGAAGCCCGTCGAGGCGGCACGCCCGTCGTGGCGACGGTATCGACTCACGCACTCTTCAACACCCTCGTGGTCTGGGCTCACTGGGCCTGA